Proteins co-encoded in one Papaver somniferum cultivar HN1 chromosome 5, ASM357369v1, whole genome shotgun sequence genomic window:
- the LOC113283309 gene encoding alpha-1,3/1,6-mannosyltransferase ALG2-like: MEKGKGKGGSSSKKLNIAIIHPDLGIGGAERLIVDAAAELVSHGHNVHIFTAHHDKDRCFEETLSGKFPVTVYGAFLPRHVFYRLHAVCAYLRCIFVALCVLFLWPSFDVVLADQVSVGVPLMKSKKSTKVVFYCHFPDLLLAKHTTVLRRIYRKPIDLIEEATTGMADLILVNSKFTASTFASTFKRLNAKGIQPAVLYPAVNLDQFEKPSAYNLNLLSINRFERKKNIDLAISSFAMLHTLKSDVLKGDDLEKASLTVVGGFDKRLRENVDYLEELKSLAEREGVSNRVKFITSCTTIERNALLSECLCVVYTPTDEHFGIVPLEAMAAEKPVIACNSGGPVETVKDGVTGFLCQPTSEDFSLAMAKFISNRSMAERMGGEARRHVGESFSTKIFGRRLNQYVIDVARGKIE, encoded by the exons ATGGAGAAGGGAAAGGGAAAAGGAGGAAGCAGCTCTAAGAAGCTTAACATCGCCATTATTCATCCCGACCTTGGAATAG GGGGAGCCGAAAGATTGATTGTTGATGCTGCTGCTGAGCTTGTGTCTCATGGCCATAATGTCCATATTTTTACTGCGCATCATGACAAAGACCGATGTTTTGAGGAGACACTTTCTG GTAAATTCCCAGTTACAGTATATGGAGCCTTTTTACCTCGACATGTTTTCTACCGTTTGCATGCCGTTTGTGCATATTTGAGGTGCATCTTTGTTGCTCTATGTGTACTATTTCTTTGGCCATCATTTGATGTTGTGTTGGCTGATCAAGTTTCTGTCGGCGTCCCTCTGATGAAGTCTAAGAAGTCAACAAAA GTTGTATTTTATTGCCATTTTCCAGATTTGTTGCTGGCAAAACACACAACCGTTCTTAGAAGGATATATCGGAAACCGATCGACCTTATTGAGGAAGCAACTACAG GAATGGCAGATCTCATCCTCGTTAATAGCAAATTTACTGCATCAACTTTTGCCAGTACATTTAAGCGTCTCAATGCAAAAGGAATTCAACCAGCTGTTCTTTACCCAGCAGTCAACTTGGACCAGTTTGAGAAACCTTCTGCTTATAA CTTGAACTTGCTCTCAATCAATCGTTTTGAAAGGAAGAAAAACATTGATTTGGCAATTTCATCTTTCGCAATGCTTCATACCCTTAAATCAGATGTTCTTAAAGGTGACGATTTGGAGAAGGCTTCTCTCACTGTTGTAG GTGGTTTTGACAAACGTCTCCGTGAAAATGTGGATTATCTAGAAGAACTTAAGAGCTTAGCGGAAAGAGAAGGGGTCTCAAATAGGGTTAAATTCATTACCTCTTGCACGACTATAGAAAGAAATGCACTCCTCTCCGAATGCTTGTGTGTTGTTTATACGCCAACG GATGAACACTTCGGCATTGTTCCTTTAGAGGCAATGGCAGCGGAGAAGCCTGTTATTGCTTGCAATAGTGGTGGTCCTGTTGAAACCGTCAAGGACGGAGTCACGGGATTTCTCTGTCAACCAACTTCAGAAGATTTCTCACTTGCTATGGCCAAGTTTATTAGCAATCGCAGCATGGCAGAGAGAATGGGTGGAGAAGCACGGAGGCATGTTGGTGAATCATTCTCTACCAAAATTTTCGGCCGCCGTTTGAATCAATATGTTATCGATGTTGCTCGAGGAAAAATTGAGTGA